In Flavobacterium enshiense, the genomic stretch AACCTGAGCATCTGCTTTTTTAAGGTCGGTATACAAATCTTTGCCTAGTACTTTTTCGACTTTCACCTCTTTATGCGAAAGGGTATATTTTCCGTCGGAAGAAAGGTTTTTATTTTTAACCAGGTCTTTGGTGTCCTGAACCTCTGTTGCTGTCCCTCCGTTTAGCGGAATGGTGAAGAATTTTGAATTCGATTTGTTTTCCTCGATTGAAGGAGTTGATACTTTGTAAACAATATTTTTACCGTCTTTGGAAAGTCCGATTGGTGTTACCCTGCCTAATTTCCATAATAGTTCAGGTGTCATCACATCCTGAGCAGAAGCTGATAGTCCCATCATTCCAAGCGTTAAAATAAGGAGTTTTTTCATTGTTGCTATTTTTTGAAAAGAAAGGCTAAAATTAATGATTTTATCGAATCGATTATTGAATTGGTATGAATTAACAAAAAGCCCCGCATTTGGCGGGGCTTTTTTATTCTCAAATGAAAAGGGAGATTATTTTTTAATGAAACGTTTTGTGGTTACGTTACCGTTATCAGAAATTTCCAAAAGATAGTTTCCGGATCCGATAGTTGAAACGTTAATCGAACCATTGTTGAATTTACCATTTGCTATTGCTTGTCCCATTAAATTATAAACTTTGTAAGTTGCATTTTCTGAAACTTCCGTTGCGTTCAACACATCAGTTGCCGGGTTAGGATATAATTTAACGGTAGTTAGCGTGTTGTTTGCTTCTGTTGCTTTGACAGTAGAAGTAATGTTCACAGTGTAATCTTCCACTTGTCCGTAAGTGAATGTTTCGCAAGAAGTTGGTACTCCATTATATTTCAATGAAACTCTCATTCTTGTTGCTCCCAAAGTTGCCGTAGTAGGGATTGTAAATGTTCCGCTTACTGGAGTTGTTGTAGAAGCGGTTTTGCTCCATACCAATTCTCCGGCGTCTGTGAAAACACCATTCTGGTTGTAATCGATCCAAACCGCATAGCCTTCAGGATAAACTGTTGAAGTCCAAGTCGGCGTAATCGTAATAGTATTTGATGTACCGCGAACAGCATTAGTAGATAAAGAAGTAAAGTTCTCATATCCGGCAGTACCTGTAGAGGTATTGTTGATAGTGCCAAAAACAACTTTCCCTATTCTTTCATCCGACGTATTGTTGCCTTGTGAAGCACAGTAAGTAATCGATGTAGATAAAGTCGTTACGTTCACGGTGTTGCTCGCTGCAGAAATATTTCCGGCTGCATCTTTTGCTATTACAGAGAAAGTATAAGCAGTCGCAGGAGTTAATCCTGTTACATTATACGTTGTAGCAGTAACTGTTCCTAACAAAGTAGTTCCGCGATAAACATCATATCCGCTTACACCAACATTGTCTGTAGAAGCTGTCCATGATAAGTTGGTTGCGGTTTGTGTGGTCCCCGAAGCAGTTAAGTTCGTTGGTACAGTTGGAGCTGTTGTGTCTGAAGCTGATAATGTGGTTACATTAACTGTATTGCTTGTAGCAGAAATATTTCCGGCCGCATCTTTCGCTTTTACAGAGAAAGTATAAGCAGTTGCTGCTGTTAATCCTGCCGCATTATAAGTTGTAGTGGTAACAGTTCCTAATAAAGTAGTTCCACGATAAACATCATATCCGGTTACACCTACATTGTCAGTAGATGCAGTCCAAGATAAGTTTGTTGTTGTTGCAGTTGTGCCTGAAGCCGTTAGATTGGTAGGTGCTGACGGTGCAGTTGTATCGGATGTTCCAGAAGTAATAGTGAAGTTAGTATTCGAAACATCAAAGAAAATATGATTAGCACCTTTTACCATGATTCTATTTTGTGTACCAGCTGTGTTTGGAACTGTAATGGCCTGAGAACCATCATTAGGAGTTGCTGCCAATAAAGTTGACCAAGTTGAACCGCCATCAGTAGAAATTAGAATATCTACGTTGGCACAGTTAATACCATTTGCTGTTGTTCCAGCAACATTCCATGTAACCGTTTGTGATGAACCGCCAACCCATGAAACAGCTGTGTTTGGTGCGCTAACTGAGAACGGACCTGCAGTTCCGTTTACGGTAACAATCATATCATCACTATTGTTTGCCGGACCTGCAGCTCTGTTGTCACGAACTGTAAACCTGAAATTTAATGTTCTTGCTACAGAAGGTATTGCTTCTACTGTAATTTCCGATCCTGAGGTAGTAGTTGCTCCCGCCAAAACTCTTGACATAATAGGGAAATATCTTGTAGGTGAGGTGGTCGGTGAATACGATCTGAAAGTTGGTCCTGTAGTTTTGGTAGTACTTGCCGCTGAACTTGCCCCAGTTTGAGAGGAAGTAGCGTTGTCCATTTGTTCCCAAATATAGGTAAGGGCATCGCCGTTTGCGTCAGTACCAGTTCCTGCCAACATGAATGGTGTGCTTTTCGGAATGGTGTAATCCAGTCCCGCGTTAGCTGTTGGTACTGAATTTCCGGTGGCGGTATTGGTCTGACAGGTTTTAGATTTGATGTTGTTAGTTACCTGTTGAATACTTACGGCATGAAAATACGCATCCGAATGGGCTTGGATATCCTGACTGGTGATACCCGCGTATCCCATAATGGTTGAACCGCTACCTGGCTCCATGTTTACACCAGTACCCTCGTTGTTCATTGAAAAAGTGTGATTGGCTCCGAATTGATGTCCTAATTCGTGTGCTACATAGTCGATGTCGAAATTATCTCCTGAAGGAATACCATCCGCCGGAGACGTATATCCGCTTCCTTTTTGACCATTTACGCAAACGCATCCGATACACCCGGCGTTACCACCGCCACCAGTAGCTCCGAAAAGGTGTCCGACGTCATAATTTGCTTCTCCGATAACCGAAGTCAAAGTCGACTGTAACTGAGAATTCCAGTTAGACATTGAACTTGCAGCAGAATACGGGTCAGTAGATGCGCTTGTGTAAATTACAGCATCAGTATTAGCAATCAAATTCATGTGAACCCCAAAGTCTTTTTCGAAAACACCGTTTACACGTGTCATCGTATTGTTGATGGCTGCTAATGCTAATGCTTTTGTCCCGCCGAAATAAGCGGTATATTCACCTGTTACCGACATGGCTAAGCGGAAATTTCGTAAGGTAGCATCGTCGGCAT encodes the following:
- a CDS encoding reprolysin-like metallopeptidase produces the protein MKYRLLSIALLAFTSSSFAQSGGSYWKPSSKKGNVVTTQRGATLPTKNLFDLDINGLKSVLLNSPKRGINAERSAVIVSFPNAEGQMERFRILEASNMEPELAERYPEIKSYVGQGLDNPSSTIHFSISPLGLQTMQINADQSAIFIEPYSQDLNTYSVFKKADKLRSLSHFECKVIDDATTAVSNSGETLRPNADDATLRNFRLAMSVTGEYTAYFGGTKALALAAINNTMTRVNGVFEKDFGVHMNLIANTDAVIYTSASTDPYSAASSMSNWNSQLQSTLTSVIGEANYDVGHLFGATGGGGNAGCIGCVCVNGQKGSGYTSPADGIPSGDNFDIDYVAHELGHQFGANHTFSMNNEGTGVNMEPGSGSTIMGYAGITSQDIQAHSDAYFHAVSIQQVTNNIKSKTCQTNTATGNSVPTANAGLDYTIPKSTPFMLAGTGTDANGDALTYIWEQMDNATSSQTGASSAASTTKTTGPTFRSYSPTTSPTRYFPIMSRVLAGATTTSGSEITVEAIPSVARTLNFRFTVRDNRAAGPANNSDDMIVTVNGTAGPFSVSAPNTAVSWVGGSSQTVTWNVAGTTANGINCANVDILISTDGGSTWSTLLAATPNDGSQAITVPNTAGTQNRIMVKGANHIFFDVSNTNFTITSGTSDTTAPSAPTNLTASGTTATTTNLSWTASTDNVGVTGYDVYRGTTLLGTVTTTTYNAAGLTAATAYTFSVKAKDAAGNISATSNTVNVTTLSASDTTAPTVPTNLTASGTTQTATNLSWTASTDNVGVSGYDVYRGTTLLGTVTATTYNVTGLTPATAYTFSVIAKDAAGNISAASNTVNVTTLSTSITYCASQGNNTSDERIGKVVFGTINNTSTGTAGYENFTSLSTNAVRGTSNTITITPTWTSTVYPEGYAVWIDYNQNGVFTDAGELVWSKTASTTTPVSGTFTIPTTATLGATRMRVSLKYNGVPTSCETFTYGQVEDYTVNITSTVKATEANNTLTTVKLYPNPATDVLNATEVSENATYKVYNLMGQAIANGKFNNGSINVSTIGSGNYLLEISDNGNVTTKRFIKK